Proteins from a genomic interval of Nostoc sp. TCL240-02:
- a CDS encoding Uma2 family endonuclease has protein sequence MTQASTKQVTFDEFIAWYPESSDRHYKLHDWVIVEMPKPTGKHSEIAGFINGSLFIEITRFSIPCFIPKECVIKSVNTDSGYEPDVIVLDRQAVRDESRWKKESIITRGSSVKLVVEVVSTNWSDDYALKLEDYESLGIPEYWIVDYLDLGGRRFIGNPKQPTISIYQLIEGEYQVRQFRGNDRIQSLAFLELNLTAEQIFRAGEVA, from the coding sequence ATGACTCAAGCCTCAACCAAACAAGTAACATTTGATGAATTTATCGCCTGGTATCCCGAATCTTCAGACAGGCATTATAAACTACATGATTGGGTAATTGTTGAAATGCCTAAGCCAACAGGGAAGCACTCAGAGATAGCCGGGTTCATCAATGGTTCTTTGTTTATTGAAATCACCCGTTTCTCAATCCCTTGCTTTATCCCTAAAGAATGTGTCATCAAGTCAGTTAACACTGATTCAGGTTATGAACCAGATGTCATAGTTCTGGATAGACAAGCTGTTAGGGATGAATCTCGTTGGAAAAAAGAATCTATCATTACGCGGGGTAGTTCTGTCAAGTTGGTTGTAGAAGTTGTTTCAACCAACTGGAGTGATGATTATGCTTTGAAGCTAGAAGATTACGAGTCTTTGGGCATTCCAGAATATTGGATTGTAGACTATCTAGATTTAGGTGGTAGGCGCTTTATTGGCAATCCTAAACAACCAACTATTTCGATTTACCAATTAATTGAAGGTGAGTATCAAGTTAGGCAATTTAGAGGAAATGACCGAATTCAATCGCTAGCCTTCCTAGAGTTGAATTTAACTGCTGAACAGATTTTTCGGGCTGGAGAAGTTGCGTAA